Genomic DNA from Lactuca sativa cultivar Salinas chromosome 8, Lsat_Salinas_v11, whole genome shotgun sequence:
cttagttcattataaaaaaagctttgataccaatctgtcacatccccaaaccagaacgacggaaacgttcaggggtggaggacgtcatgtacagtatcacaacaattgcataatagtaaaacaagcaacaacatccattgtatttaaaatatagttaatacatgtgtgttcttagaGTTAattgtatgacaccaaaaatgtatagcAAAATCAAAAGaagagtcttgaacatgctccgtcaTCTCAAAAACCTGGgtaagtgtacctgtctactggttccctgagaatacatgttattttgaaaagagagtatcaacgtttaagttggtgagttcataagcatttagtacATGAAGTTTGTATTTGTTCCATGAAAATGTTAGTATgttccctagaaaatcccatattttctctaTTTAAACGAAAAGCAATCTTAAGCATTAAGACcaaaatgtttgtatgttattGTATTCTGAAATAGtgtgagtgtatgttttccataaATGTATGTTTTCTTTGGTAGAAAATAGTATACCGCACTTTTATGAACCCTATAGTGTATTACTGCTGGAAAATACTGATAAGTAGTCTTATTACTTAGAATAAAACTACTGAAGTAGTGTTTGTTTTGTAAACCGAATGTTTAGTTAAAGCTTACTATGAGTGAGATTATAATCATACTGAACTAACTAGCGGCCTacacgacattcttcaggcgtcagaatgttatgacatttgtcacccctagacctgccggtccaactgtagctaatagtcgaGGTAGGGATTgttagtcctgtatagatctatacacaaattcacgctctccctctaggagactctggttataaaatagGACATAACACATACCTTATGAGGTACCATGAAGTAGTGTCTCACATTCTAGTATTAACTCGTTTACGTATAGAGCGTATATGTTTTCTTGTTCTTGTAATTGAATAATGTACTTGTAATGAAAAGTAATTTCTACTTATGTATTGATTCATGTAATGTATTATTGAACTAGAAAATAATGTGAAATGGAtctcaaaactatacctattatagtttacaagTGTTATGTTTGCACTGAAAATGACTAACAATGTTATTGAAATAAGTTTAATACTCATATGTATATTtggcatgtataattaaggtttaACTGATAGTCGGACTGGTGATCctatcctaagcccacaaccaaacaaggaacatgagttaAGACAAGAGCAATAGTCCTAAGTATGTTAAAtcctaattatacatatatatatatatatatatatatatatatatatatatatatatatatatatatgaatatagttTGATAAAAATAGTAATTTAAGAGGATGAAAAATAGTTTAAAATGGTTTGATAAGTTGATAAAGGCATTAAGTATCTAAAAATGATTTGTAATCATATGTAAGTGTTAACACAAATactttgtgttttacttgtattctcccctaaaagcatttaaaaatggtaaaacataggggtatgaatTCGCCTTATGTGAGTGTCCGAGTGAAGATATAGTGTAGTAGAGTTAATTCCACAAGTTAGAACCCGTAACAAAACTGAATCCTAATCGCATTTCATgcaatatatgtatataattagtgaatATAGTGGTAAACATGTTATGGAATAGCCTAAGATGTAAGAATCACTTACAAATAAGAGTATTAGAAGTGAACCGAAAGGGAGATAGGTGTTTTCGGCCACCTATGTGTTTTCGGTCACTTGGTGATTCaagtggtgttcttggtgaacccAAGTAGATATGGGTGTTTTCGGTTGGAACAATGGTGATTGGATGATGATTTCGAAAGctatgaagaacacttgatgaattCAATATGATCTTATAAAGATTCAAGTGGTCTtcgtatgatacttgagagagaatgtagGGTTCTCGATAGTGTTTTTGAGAGGGAAAAAGGGAGTTTTGGGCTAACAAGTGTAAGAATGAGGTATTGATTTCAGTCCACATGTGTATATGGACGAAATCATGATGGGACACCTTCGTTGGGACTAGAAAAACACTTAGAATCTCGTGCCAATGGATAACATTTAGGGGATCTCGGTCAGGAACTCTACCAGAGAAGCAGTTTTCAGCCGAGAAAGAGCATCATGCGAAGGTTTGATGTCCGAAGGGTTTACGATCGAGAACCCATTTTCGATCCGAGCGTTTACCTTTATGCGAGGGTTTTCGATCCTCGAATTTAGATCATTATATTGCAACACTTATAAATTAAAAGGCTTAGCTATATCAAAACTTTAGATAAgcttctaataaataaataaatcaacgagtttgacttttatttgacaaattttgacttttgttgactttggctGACTTTTACAGATTTGAAAATAATAGGTTATCACACATACACATTCAAATACATACACAtaaatatacatacacatatatagacgtatatatacatacacacatacatatagatacacatacatatacacacatacacgtacatacatacatacatacattcataCATACATGTTTCCCCTTATTATcatcattttttattattatttatgcaTTAAAAATAGTTTATTTCCCCTTATTGATATGTTAAAAGTAGTTTTTTTCATTTGTTTGTGTGTTAAAACACATTCATTACtattattataaattattatcattattagtaATATCATTATGtttataactattattattattagtactaTAAGTATGATTTTTAATTGTTCATGTCTTAAATATGTGAAAAAACGAACGAATTTTTTTTAAGActcgaataataataataataataataataataataataataataataataataataataataatagcaatTACAAATCCGTTGGTATTTCGTAGCTATTCTGTAGCTAATATCTTCCGTTGCGATGTTATAGGTATTTCGTAGCTAATTACCGACGGAATACCTACAGATATATTTACGCCGCTATTTCATAGCTAGTTATATACAAAATACATACGAATTTATTTCTATCGATATTACGTAGCCATTCCATCATTTTCATACATACATAACCATTTGCATTGATCTTTATTttacatattatattttatatagattatatattcgtatttataaaaataataagatCACGTATTAATGTTAAATAAAATGTTATTTCTCAAATAATTTTCGTTAGAAATTTTGTTTATaacttatattttatttatttttatttaccgAACACTTTGTATCATCCGACTACAAagcttattttattatttttttttattttgaccaCTCAATATATAAAGTGctcaatatatttttaatttttacacTATCTTGTGACATAAAATAAATGTCAACTTATCATTCCATTAATATTAAACTCAAAATAACTGATCCTTCCAACGGTTTCGTCTCTCATTGATCCCTTTAGAGTAGACGGTATGGGCATTGTGGCGTGCTCGTTATGCTGAGGTGGCACCCTCAACGGCGTTGTGACCGGAGagaacaccccccccccctttcttGTTGCATCTTGTTGTGGTGCTTCTTGTTGTCTCCATGACAAGAAGAAACGAGTTTTTCTATTGGCTGCCAAATTATCTTCTCTATCTCTCTCCTCTtaacatggtgttataacaccatgaaCACCACTCTCTCTTCTTGTTATAACACCACCATAACGGACCCATACCTAATGGTCTTGGAAAAATAGATTTAAGAATAGTTTAGGAGTGAAACACATTCGGTTAAAAAAAAGCCTAACCAATTTGGTGGAGGTTTTAATTGCAAGTAGATATAATATCACAACCCAGAAGCATATTTAAAAAACCAACAATTTCAGCACAATTTTATTCAAGATAGCTTATTATACATAGAATAAAGGTAAAAGACATTAAATGCGCAGATACATTTTTCCAATTGTTCACATTTTATGGTACCAATATACACCTTTTTGCTCGCTATCTTCATCAGGCTCGATGTAGATGCATTCCTTGGCCTCTCTATACATTGCTTTGAAAATCGGAGTCCTGTCGATCTTATAAAACTCGCCCAAGACTGGTTTAATTGCATCCCTTGCCTCCTTTGCATGATAGTGTGGAATGTATGAAATCAAATGATGCAAGACGTGAGTGTGTGTAACGTCATGTAAAACCCTATTCAGGAAGCCAAAGTCCCTATCGATTGTTGACAAAGCACCTCTGATCCAGTTCCATTCAGTTGAATCATAATGAGGTAATGACAGATGGGTGTGGTGCAAATACGTGATCAAAACAAAAAAGACAAATACGCCTAGCACTGGAACTCCATATATGCAGGTTACCCAAGCAGCTCCTTTGTTATCTACTAGAAGTTTAATTGCATAAAATGCAGCAAGAAGACCAAAATCCGATAGCAGAACTTGAATCCGTTCACGCTGGGTGAAAATTGGACTCATCGGATCAAAGTGGTTCGCAAACCTTCCGTATTTCTTGCCAGAAATATTAGTTAAGAGGTA
This window encodes:
- the LOC111904205 gene encoding delta(12) fatty acid desaturase DES8.11, yielding MGAGGNMLDPSKANDILKRVPVEPPFSLSDLKKAIPAHCFERSLIRSSYYVVHDLVVAYVFYFLADKYIPILPYPLAYLAWPVYWFCQASILTGLWVIGHECGHHAFSDYQWIDDTVGFIVHSALLTPYFSWKYSHRNHHANTNSLDNDEVYIPKRKSKVTLYSKILNNPPGRVFTLVFRLTLGFPLYLLTNISGKKYGRFANHFDPMSPIFTQRERIQVLLSDFGLLAAFYAIKLLVDNKGAAWVTCIYGVPVLGVFVFFVLITYLHHTHLSLPHYDSTEWNWIRGALSTIDRDFGFLNRVLHDVTHTHVLHHLISYIPHYHAKEARDAIKPVLGEFYKIDRTPIFKAMYREAKECIYIEPDEDSEQKGVYWYHKM